One window from the genome of Halomicrobium zhouii encodes:
- a CDS encoding DUF7529 family protein yields the protein MSGDTGPDGEGPMAWWDDLLADADDQVAAYEKEGWDAHVLHPGDVTPLDGAEGDRVGLSILLPDDEYERVARTLAAGDALERYDVYRTTAAGHVALLLALETGDERAFVCPAYYALDDEAVEGLFTAARSAGTLSVYLRRLDGASVEVTLDEPSLLAPPAEE from the coding sequence ATGTCCGGTGACACCGGCCCCGACGGCGAAGGTCCGATGGCGTGGTGGGACGACCTGCTCGCCGACGCGGACGACCAGGTCGCGGCCTACGAGAAGGAGGGGTGGGACGCCCACGTCCTCCACCCGGGCGACGTCACTCCGCTCGACGGGGCAGAAGGGGACCGCGTCGGACTGAGCATCCTCCTCCCCGACGACGAGTACGAACGCGTCGCGCGGACGCTCGCCGCTGGGGACGCGCTCGAACGGTACGACGTCTATCGCACGACCGCCGCCGGCCACGTCGCACTGTTGCTGGCGCTCGAAACCGGCGACGAGCGGGCGTTCGTCTGCCCCGCCTACTACGCGCTCGACGACGAGGCCGTCGAGGGGCTCTTCACCGCCGCCCGGTCGGCCGGAACGCTCTCCGTCTATCTCAGACGGCTCGACGGCGCCAGCGTCGAAGTAACCCTCGACGAGCCGTCGCTGCTCGCGCCCCCTGCCGAGGAGTGA
- a CDS encoding ABC transporter substrate-binding protein — translation MSTEHEVDRRSFVKLAGGAAASAAIAGCSGDGDDEATETDPSGEDTEGGSPTETETGTGEAGDGEFAVTITQGQAPTTLDPHNHRDTPTDNVALHVYEGVLSRDRTGEVIEKLATGYERVEDGVVRFEIREDVQFHNGDDLTPEDVAYSVNRIVDEEVGLSPSPQSDQLAGVTGASVVDGERAVEVQSDGFNPVVFSVFATYGDVVQRSWIEETDTVGQDMNGTGPFQLASYEEDVEVVLERNEDYWRESADVSELTFRSAEEASTRVNQLLENETDVAVNVPPQEVSRVRNADNADVAAEASTRLLFCAMRYDVEPFSSQQFRQAMNYAIDLESIIQNVLQTFGDQTSQPTLEGFVGYNDELDPYPQDTDQAEQLVEDSGHAGVEIELQTPVGRYLRDVQIAQAVGEQINQLSNVSCSVNQRDFESLAGEVTDGDIETSPPFYLLGWGEATFEGSQTITALLTSDGALTSYSNEEVDQVMADAQSEPDAEERESLLQEANQLLHEQAPWVYLNRQYSVYGVSNRVDWQARSDERIDAYAMSPN, via the coding sequence ATGTCTACGGAGCACGAAGTCGACCGACGGTCGTTCGTCAAGCTCGCGGGTGGTGCCGCCGCGAGCGCCGCCATCGCCGGCTGTTCCGGCGACGGCGACGACGAGGCCACCGAGACGGACCCGAGCGGCGAGGACACCGAGGGCGGGAGCCCGACCGAGACCGAGACTGGCACCGGTGAGGCCGGCGACGGCGAGTTCGCCGTCACCATCACGCAGGGACAGGCGCCGACGACGCTCGACCCCCACAACCACCGCGACACGCCCACCGACAACGTCGCGCTCCACGTCTACGAGGGGGTCCTCTCCCGCGACCGGACCGGCGAGGTCATCGAGAAGCTCGCCACCGGCTACGAGCGCGTCGAGGACGGCGTGGTCCGGTTCGAGATTCGCGAGGACGTCCAGTTCCACAACGGCGACGACCTCACGCCCGAGGACGTCGCCTACAGCGTCAACCGCATCGTCGACGAGGAGGTCGGGCTCTCGCCGAGTCCCCAGAGCGACCAGCTCGCGGGCGTTACCGGGGCATCCGTCGTCGACGGCGAGCGGGCCGTCGAAGTCCAGAGCGACGGATTCAACCCCGTCGTCTTCTCGGTGTTCGCGACCTACGGGGACGTCGTCCAGCGGAGCTGGATCGAGGAGACGGACACCGTCGGCCAGGACATGAACGGGACCGGCCCGTTCCAACTCGCCAGCTACGAGGAGGACGTCGAAGTCGTCCTCGAACGCAACGAGGATTACTGGCGCGAATCCGCCGACGTCTCCGAGCTCACGTTCCGCTCCGCCGAGGAGGCCAGCACGCGCGTCAACCAGTTGCTCGAGAACGAGACCGACGTCGCGGTCAACGTCCCGCCCCAGGAAGTTTCGCGGGTCCGCAACGCGGACAACGCGGACGTCGCGGCCGAGGCCAGCACGCGCCTGTTGTTCTGTGCGATGCGCTACGACGTCGAGCCGTTCTCGAGCCAGCAGTTCCGCCAGGCGATGAACTACGCCATCGATCTCGAGAGCATCATCCAGAACGTGCTCCAGACGTTCGGCGACCAGACCAGCCAGCCGACCCTGGAGGGGTTCGTCGGGTACAACGACGAACTCGACCCCTACCCCCAGGACACCGACCAGGCCGAACAGCTGGTCGAGGACAGCGGCCACGCCGGCGTCGAGATCGAGCTCCAGACGCCCGTCGGCCGGTACCTCCGCGACGTCCAGATCGCCCAGGCCGTCGGTGAGCAGATCAACCAGCTGTCGAACGTGAGCTGTTCGGTCAACCAGCGCGACTTCGAGTCGCTGGCGGGAGAGGTCACCGACGGCGACATCGAGACGTCGCCGCCCTTCTACCTGCTCGGCTGGGGCGAGGCCACCTTCGAGGGGAGCCAGACCATCACGGCGCTGCTGACTTCCGACGGCGCGCTCACCTCCTACAGTAACGAGGAGGTCGACCAGGTGATGGCAGACGCCCAGAGCGAACCCGACGCCGAGGAACGGGAGTCGCTGCTGCAGGAGGCCAACCAGCTACTCCACGAGCAGGCGCCGTGGGTGTACCTGAACCGCCAGTACAGCGTCTACGGCGTGTCGAACCGCGTCGACTGGCAGGCCCGGAGCGACGAGCGCATCGACGCCTACGCGATGTCGCCGAACTGA